A stretch of the Lactuca sativa cultivar Salinas chromosome 9, Lsat_Salinas_v11, whole genome shotgun sequence genome encodes the following:
- the LOC122196216 gene encoding uncharacterized protein LOC122196216, with amino-acid sequence MVLGGTITNDSTYDSLSLNKMLNIYPLARGFTAIGSGEIKCVSATVPACSTEDTESEINHQMFKKASKDEYIHDLYAVKDDEDTSSPFPLLQHHVGGCLLIRGVEGV; translated from the exons ATGGTTCTTGGAGGAACAATCACCAATGACTCCACCTATGACTCTCTCAGTCTGAATAAAATG CTAAACATATACCCACTTGCTCGAGGATTTACAGCCATTGGATCTGGAG AAATCAAGTGTGTTTCAGCAACTGTACCAGCTTGCTCAACAGAAGATACTGAATCTGAAATCAACCATCAAATGTTCAAAAAAG CATCCAAGGATGAGTACATACATGATTTGTATGCTGTGAAAGATGATGAAGATACATCATCCCCATTTCCATT GCTGCAACATCATGTTGGGGGATGTTTGTTAATTCGTGGTGTTGAAGGCGTGTAG
- the LOC122194639 gene encoding uncharacterized protein LOC122194639, with protein sequence MDDVVQDQEVEHANMDDVVQDQGGDHDNFDYDDFHYENFSHDHFDPFDGEHYQPPEDENVEDHQSEHEKSADSDDLGQQSEEQYDELVDDENNVSEVEVDMTDFNLNLDKDYGYVQMDGFHNGVGTNDEHEDIEVIDNDRWDSLDEGSEDERKRRCVLKNLAKEKRCSLGNIHKASFYVGQKFKSKKELKEKIDMHALETRRNLYYKKNDKLRLRALCRGVVPVINASGVVGLNTKNKSKGKEVNSEKVNCSWFLHASRSNTESPWFVRTLNDNHTCLQSRKIRACTATFISKRIMDQIDTNPGIPLRALQEQLQKDFEVGVSIDKVFRAKAIATKIVEGDYTKQYEILRDYVLELQATNLDTTVKIDVYNKQNPSNPTRRFKRIYICLGPLKKGFKAGLRDLLGFDGAHIKGPFPGQVLTAVGLDSNNGIYPLAYAIVETENKSSWVWFLQCLGEDLDLGSNSNFTFITDRQKGLIPAIAQLFPCAEHRYCLRHIHQNMRVKWKLKEYKDHLWRCATATTVPEFEHCMKEFSNYDKEACEWLRKIPPKHWARSHFTGRAISDILLNNLCEVFNSKIIEGRDKPIIGCLEWNGGEKYQVTGAWQDQHVVDVRNNTCTCRKWELIGIPCKHAIATLYEMTKNSEDVGDIYRWVNKVYWLDTWKNAYSYKVEPIKGRIMWLKSLCPTTLIPPIHHKQPGRPTKKRKKSEDEKLSQSQRGSQSQTGTHGVSQEEGCKVGPDGVQKLTRKYVSVTCAKCKNKGHNSRTCKGQGGGS encoded by the exons ATGGATGATGTGGTTCAAGATCAAGAGGTTGAGCATGCTAACATGGATGATGTGGTACAAGATCAAGGTGGTGACCATGATAACTTTGATTATGATGACTTTCATTATGAGAACTTTTCTCATGATCACTTTGATCCTTTTGATGGAGAACATTATCAACCACCAGAAGATGAGAATGTTGAAGACCATCAGTCTGAACATGAAAAGTCTGCTGACAGTGATGATCTTGGGCAACAATCAGAAGAACAATATGATGAACTTGTTGATGATGAAAACAATGTATCAGAAGTGGAGGTGGATATGACTGACTTTAACCTCAATCTTGATAAGGATTATGGTTATGTTCAAATGGATGGGTTTCATAACGGGGTTGGGACAAATGATGAACATGAGGACATAGAAGTCATTGACAATGATAGATGGGATTCTTTAGATGAAGGGTCAGAAGATGAAAGGAAAAGAAGATGTGTTCTTAAAAATCTGGCTAAGGAGAAAAGATGCAGTCTTGGCAATATCCATAAGGCCAGTTTTTATGTTGGGCAAAAGTTTAAATCAAAGAAagaattgaaagaaaaaattgaCATGCACGCACTAGAAACTAGGAGGAATTTATATTATAAAAAGAATGACAAGCTTAGACTTCGGGCATTGTGTAGAGGTGTAGTCCCTGTCATCAATGCAAGTGGGGTGGTGGGCCTTAATACCAAAAATAAAAGCAAGGGCAAAGAGGTAAATTCAGAAAAAGTAAACTGTAGTTGGTTCCTTCATGCTTCTAGGTCAAACACAGAATCTCCCTGGTTTGTAAGGACATTAAATGACAACCATACTTGCCTTCAAAGTAGGAAGATTAGAGCTTGCACTGCTACTTTTATATCCAAGCGAATCATGGACCAAATTGACACGAATCCAGGGATTCCTCTTCGAGCTTTGCAGGAACAACTTCAAAAGGACTTCGAGGTTGGTGTTTCTATTGACAAAGTATTCAGGGCCAAGGCTATTGCAACTAAGATCGTGGAGGGTGACTATACGAAACAATATGAGATCTTGAGGGACTATGTCCTTGAATTGCAAGCAACCAATCTTGACACAACTGTCAAGATTGATGTTTACAATAAACAAAACCCATCAAACCCAACGAGGAGGTTTAAAAGAATCTACATTTGCTTAGGTCCCCTGAAAAAAGGTTTTAAGGCTGGCCTCAGGGATCTTTTGGGTTTCGATGGTGCGCATATAAAAGGACCATTTCCTGGGCAGGTTCTAACAGCAGTTGGGTTGGACTCTAACAATGGTATTTACCCCCTTGCTTATGCCATTGTTGAGACAGAGAACAAAAGTAGTTGGGTATGGTTCTTGCAGTGTTTAGGAGAAGACTTGGATCTTGGTTCAAACTCTAACTTTACTTTTATCACAGATCGACAAAAG GGTTTAATACCAGCAATAGCCCAACTATTCCCATGTGCTGAGCACAGGTATTGTCTCAGGCACATACATCAGAACATGAGAGTGAAATGGAAATTGAAAGAGTACAAGGATCATTTATGGAGATGTGCAACTGCAACCACTGTACCTGAATTTGAACATTGCATGAAAGAATTTAGCAACTATGACAAGGAGGCATGTGAATGGCTTAGAAAGATTCCTCCAAAACACTGGGCAAGAAGCCATTTTACAG GCAGAGCAATCTCTGATATACTGTTAAACAACCTTTGTGAGGTATTTAACAGCAAGATAATAGAGGGAAGAGATAAGCCTATCATAGGTTGTTTGGA GTGGAATGGGGGTGAGAAATACCAAGTCACTGGGGCATGGCAAGACCAACATGTTGTAGATGTTAGGAACAACACATGTACTTGCAGAAAGTGGGAGCTAATAGGCATCCCATGTAAACATGCCATTGCAACCCTTTATGAAATGACCAAGAACTCAGAGGATGTTGGTGACATTTACAGGTGGGTCAATAAGGTATACTGGTTGGATACATGGAAGAATGCATATTCCTATAAGGTAGAGCCCATAAAAGGAAGAATAATGTGGCTTAAAAGTTTGTGTCCCACCACACTTATCCCTCCAATACATCACAAGCAACCAGGTAGGCCTACAAAGAAGAGGAAGAAAAGTGAGGATGAAAAATTGAGTCAGAGTCAAAGAGGGAGTCAAAGTCAGACTGGTACTCATGGTGTAAGTCAGGAAGAAGGCTGTAAAGTGGGTCCTGATGGAGTTCAAAAATTAACAAGGAAATATGTCAGTGTAACATGTGCAAAATGCAAAAACAAAGGTCACAACTCAAGGACATGCAAAGGTCAAGGAGGTGGAAGTTAG